In Drosophila willistoni isolate 14030-0811.24 chromosome XR unlocalized genomic scaffold, UCI_dwil_1.1 Seg144, whole genome shotgun sequence, one DNA window encodes the following:
- the LOC6638800 gene encoding uncharacterized G-patch domain protein DDB_G0278987, whose product MGRLFQYNRFGATDNVNKRKKDTPNKNKMLRQAIKCPDYADIYGEYQKKQPLMEKLEFPTLSVATTTPAATTTAAAAAEAQLSRTHKVYDSMKNFLQRKLFATSTQKDDSRHQLHAEEPTSDYDEQDLLDSSYQADLEEDDQEDQDADCSCSSSSSTSTSTSSSSAQTSPKRSPQKSLLSLNCWQSSQPSDSSENSSREEDDEGNQDDTDAGISDCCQLLNDTSLSKRRPTPTKKRSKIRYNHNNTDDEDDEEPELLECSWYQPRISSKAAQEHLMSAKPGSFLLRRSTPRHFELCLRLDRKVKNFAIQNTRNQMFCLKGAKKQFTTLKALITHHSVMAEQLPMILDMPRERHIVKSSAIRYADDFEPLESLQLLGILKSLQAKNFEI is encoded by the exons ATGGGTCGTCTGTTTCAATATAATCGTTTTGGCGCCACGGATAATGTCAACAAACGCAAAAAGGATACACCGAACAAAAACAAGATG TTAAGACAGGCCATCAAATGTCCCGACTATGCCGACATTTATGGCGAATACCAGAAAAAGCAGCCGCTGATGGAAAAACTCGAGTTTCCCACTTTGTctgtggcaacaacaacaccagcagcaacaacaacagcagcagcagcagcagaggcaCAGCTGAGCCGCACTCATAAGGTTTATGATAGCATGAAGAACTTTTTGCAACGCAAACTATTTGCAACTTCTACACAAAAAGATGACTCTAGACATCAGCTTCATGCTGAAGAGCCGACAAGTGACTATGATGAG CAAGACCTGCTTGACTCTTCCTATCAAGCTGATTTAGAGGAAGATGATCAGGAGGATCAAGATGCCGATTGCAGTtgtagcagcagcagttcAACTTCAACATccacatcatcatcgtcagcGCAAACCTCGCCGAAACGTTCGCCGCAAAAGTCCTTGCTCTCACTTAATTGCTGGCAAAGTAGCCAGCCTAGTGATTCGAGTGAGAACAGCAGCCGCGAAGAGGATGATGAGGGAAATCAAGATGATACCGATGCGGGTATATCCGATTGTTGTCAGCTCTTAAATGACACCAGCTTAAGCAAACGTCGTCCAACACCCACCAAGAAACGTTCGAAAATTCGCTACAATCACAACAATACCGACGATGAGGATGACGAAGAGCCTGAATTACTCGAGTGCTCGTGGTATCAGCCACGTATTAGTTCAAAGGCCGCTCAAGAGCATCTAATGTCTGCCAAGCCCGGTAGTTTTCTACTCAGACGTAGTACACCCCGACATTTTGAGTTGTGTTTGCGTTTAGATCGCAAGGTCAAGAACTTTGCCATCCAAAATACACGCAATCAAATGTTTTGCCTAAAGGGTGCCAAAAAACAATTCACCACACTCAAAGCACTAATAACACATCATTCGGTAATGGCCGAACAATTGCCCATGATTCTGGATATGCCACGAGAGCGACATATAGTCAAATCATCAGCCATACGATATGCAGATGATTTTGAACCGCTGGAGTCGCTGCAATTGCTGGGCATACTGAAAAGTCTTCAGGCTAAGAATTTCGAAATTTAA